In Nymphalis io chromosome 11, ilAglIoxx1.1, whole genome shotgun sequence, one genomic interval encodes:
- the LOC126771928 gene encoding polypeptide N-acetylgalactosaminyltransferase 3-like, whose protein sequence is MFEFTMIIKKQIRSVMCRGRKKKIASLVIILIFLINAMFYVSLELYNTIKNRNKDPWYKSLRYEKDYGDKMGMRVIVGHYVGGNSGGNLSQEIINTNHYAPIAGAGEGGRPVQLLQREIISARDLYTLHSYNIVVSDRISINRSLPDMRSESCRRVEYDLENLPTASVIIVFHNEAWSTLMRTVMSVLIRSPAVLLKEIILVDDASDRRYLGKELEDAIENLNNVKILRSQNRTGLVGARLMGARIAVGDVLLFLDAHCEVTQGWIEPLLERAGSDDVFICPHIDLLSDDTLAYTKSIDAHWGAFSWRLHFRWLMPSSEVMINKSKNPSKPYPTPAMAGGLFAVRKSLFWRLGGYDEGMVIWGAENLELSWRAWQCGARVEITPCSRVGHIFRRHSPYKYPGGVAKVLNSNLARAASVWMDEWADFFFKFNPSVAAIRDTQSVGDRIEIRKNLNCKNFKWYLENVWPQHFFPTDERWFGRIRNDKGGCIGVTAGTPGLGGPASSISCGSDLDLDRLLVYTAEGKVMADEGLCLEQGNGRAVWKTCTESIKQIWQQKGPRLKTLDGLCLTLVNGDSQDGISDPLTAKRCLNDNKQIWHFERVPWR, encoded by the exons ATGTTTGAATTTACAATGATAATAAagaaa CAAATACGTTCAGTGATGTGTAGAGGTCGAAAGAAGAAAATTGCTagtttagttataatattaatatttttgataaatgcAATGTTTTATGTAAGCTTAGAATTGTACAACACAATCAAGAACAGAAATAAGGATCCTTGGTATAAGag tttACGTTATGAAAAAGACTATGGGGATAAAATGGGAATGCGAGTTATTGTAGGTCATTATGTTGGTGGAAATTCTGGAGGGAATTTATCTCAAG aaataataaatactaaccaCTACGCTCCAATAGCAGGGGCAGGAGAGGGGGGGAGGCCTGTTCAATTATTGCAGAGAGAGATAATATCAGCCAGAGACTTGTACACATTGCATTcgtataatattgttgtaagtGATAGAATTTCAATAAACAGAAGTCTTCCAGATATGCGTAGTGAAAG CTGCAGAAGAGTTGAATATGACTTAGAAAATCTTCCAACGGCGAGTGTGATTATAGTCTTCCACAATGAAGCTTGGTCTACACTTATGAGAACTGTGATGTCCGTATTGATAAGATCTCCAGCAGTACTATTGAAAGAG attATTTTAGTAGATGATGCCAGTGACCGCCGGTATTTAGGTAAAGAATTAGAAGATGCAATTGAAAACTTGAATAATGTGAAAATATTGAGGAGCCAAAATCGAACAGGATTAGTAGGAGCAAGACTAATGGGTGCTAGAATTGCTGTAGGAGATGTTTTACTGTTCTTGGATGCACATTGTGAG gTTACTCAAGGTTGGATCGAGCCACTTTTAGAGAGAGCAGGAAGTGATGACGTATTCATTTGTCCTCATATTGATCTCCTCTCTGATGATACATTAGCGTACACAAAAAGTATCGACGCCCATTGGGGAGCATTTAGTTGGCGCCTTCATTTCCGTTGGCTTATGCCTAGCAGCGAggttatgataaataaatctaaaaatccTTCTAAACCTTATCCAACACCAGCGATGGCAGGAGGTCTCTTCGCTGTGAGAAAGAGCCTGTTTTGGCGTTTGGGAGGGTACGATGAGGGTATGGTTATATGGGGTGCAGAAAACCTAGAACTATCCTGGCGAGCGTGGCAGTGCGGCGCGAGAGTTGAAATAACACCTTGTTCCCGAGTCGGTCACATATTTAGAAGACATAGTCCATACAAATATCCTGGTGGTGTTGCCAAAGTTCTTAATTCGAATCTAGCTCGGGCTGCAAGTGTATGGATGGATGAATGGGccgattttttctttaaatttaacccTTCAGTTGCAGCGATACGTGACACTCAAAGCGTGGGTGATAGAATTGAGATccgaaaaaatttaaattgcaaaaaCTTCAAATGGTATTTGGAGAATGTGTGGCCGCAACATTTTTTTCCAACCGATGAGAGGTGGTTTGGCAGAATACGCAATGATAAAGGTGGTTGTATCGGAGTAACTGCGGGTACCCCAGGACTTGGGGGTCCCGCTTCGAGCATAAGTTGTGGAAGTGATCTTGATCTAGATAGATTATTAGTGTACACCGCCGAGGGGAAAGTAATGGCCGACGAAGGATTATGCTTAGAGCAAGGGAATGGGAGAGCGGTTTGGAAAACCTGTACAGAGAGCATAAAACAGATTTGGCAGCAAAAAGGCCCGAGATTAAAGACATTAGATGGCCTTTGTCTGACATTAGTAAATGGTGATAGTCAGGACGGTATCAGTGACCCTTTGACAGCAAAGCGGTGTTTAAATGACAACAAACAAATATGGCATTTTGAACGAGTGCCTTGGCGTTAA